One part of the Girardinichthys multiradiatus isolate DD_20200921_A chromosome 10, DD_fGirMul_XY1, whole genome shotgun sequence genome encodes these proteins:
- the mmp21 gene encoding matrix metallopeptidase-21 produces MLHTIIASWISFQLFLSRYGFIKPTHWEEIQMKDSDISFSDDFLDDLQATIQEGTFVPHSRDGPKTSHGEVHKSETENQAFVSALKEFQMVSGLPVTGVFDEATKEAMNKPRCGVPDKEIDLNPHVSPESTGGLELGNSWNETFNETDSNNTESSIIGSSSNSSEDDILHFNDTETLLLTISNDTYNNNSGGGPAGNSNENSNQSQPLRHGKPHLAVLMSERRLKRDLTVSGYMAFSKDVLRWRLIGEGYSSQLTVEEQRYIFRLAFRMWSEVSPLEFVEDTWSPLEDVDIKLGFGTGRHLGCNQKFDGTGQEFAHAWFLGDIHFDDDEHFTGPSSHTGISLLKVAVHEIGHVLGLPHIYRPGSIMQPSYLPHESGFEMDWMDRKAIQHLYGGCKGRFSTVFDWIRKEKMPDGEVVIRFNTYFIRDGWYWLYENRNNRTRYGDPVALQIGWHGIPSDGVDAYVHVWSRKRDAAYFFKGLQFWRYDNENDQVFRHDSEGRQYPRLISEGFPGVPSPIDTAFYDRRDSNIYFFRRTQVYAFSVETNSLARGFPKHIRDVFPPVESGDHPDGSIDTAYFSYSHNALFLLKGTRFWRVVGSRERWRRPFLPRNGLMPHKEVDQQWFDICDVHLTALKLSR; encoded by the exons atgcttcacacaataattgCCTCATGGATATCCTTTCAGTTATTTCTCTCTAGATATGGATTTATCAAACCAACTCACTGGGAGGAGATCCAGATGAAAGATTCTGACATTTCCTTTAGTGATGACTTCTTGGATGACCTTCAAGCCACAATCCAAGAGGGAACCTTCGTGCCTCATTCAAGGGACGGACCTAAAACTAGTCACGGAGAGGTGCACAAAAGTGAAACTGAGAATCAGGCGTTTGTTTCAGCACTTAAAGAGTTTCAGATGGTATCTGGGCTGCCTGTTACGGGAGTGTTTGATGAAGCCACCAAAGAGGCGATGAACAAACCAAGGTGCGGGGTCCCTGACAAGGAGATAGACCTGAATCCCCATGTTTCACCTGAGAGCACTGGTGGCTTAGAGTTAGGAAACAGTTGGAATGAAACTTTTAACGAGACTGACAGTAACAACACGGAGAGCAGCATAATCGGCAGCTCTTCAAACTCTTCTGAAGATGACATATTACATTTTAACGATACAGAAACCCTCCTCCTGACTATTTCAAATGATACATACAATAATAACAGTGGGGGTGGTCCAGCAGGAAATAGCAACGAGAACTCAAACCAGAGCCAACCGCTGAGACACGGAAAACCTCACCTTGCCGTTCTCATGTCAGAAAGAAGGCTGAAAAGGGATTTAACGGTTTCTGGGTACATGGCTTTTTCCAAGGATGTTCTGAGGTGGCGGTTAATTGGAGAAGGCTACAGCAGCCAGCTGACCGTTGAGGAGCAGAGGTACATATTCAGGCTGGCCTTCAGAATGTGGAGTGAGGTGTCTCCACTGGAATTTGTTGAAGACACCTGGTCGCCACTGGAGGATGTTGATATCAAACTGGGCTTTGGCACAG GAAGACATCTGGGATGCAATCAGAAGTTTGATGGTACTGGTCAGGAATTTGCCCACGCCTGGTTCCTGGGAGATATCCAttttgatgatgatgaacatTTTACTGGTCCCAGTTCTCACACTGGAATTAGCCTCcttaaa GTAGCGGTTCATGAGATCGGCCATGTTTTGGGGCTACCTCATATCTACAGACCTGGATCTATAATGCAGCCCAGCTATTTGCCCCATGAGTCTGGCTTTGAGATGGACTGGATGGACAGGAAAGCTATTCAGCATCTATATG GTGGCTGTAAAGGTCGCTTCAGCACCGTGTTCGACTGGATCAGAAAAGAGAAGATGCCTGACGGAGAGGTAGTAATCCGCTTCAACACATACTTCATAAGAGATGGCTGGTACTGGCTGTATGAGAACAGAAACAACAGAACACGTTATGGAGACCCGGTTGCACTGCAGATTGGCTGGCATGGAATTCCTAGTGATGGAGTAGATGCATATGTACACGTGTGGTCAAGAAAAAGGGACGCCGCTTATTTCTTCAAAG GTCTGCAGTTCTGGAGATACGATAATGAGAATGACCAGGTGTTTAGACATGACTCTGAGGGTCGCCAGTATCCAAGGCTAATTTCTGAGGGATTCCCAGGGGTTCCCAGTCCTATTGACACAGCCTTTTATGACAGAAGAGACTCTAACATCTACTTCTTCAGAAGAACCCAA GTGTATGCATTCAGCGTGGAAACGAACAGCTTGGCGAGAGGCTTCCCAAAACACATCCGAGATGTTTTCCCTCCAGTGGAGAGCGGAGACCATCCAGATGGCAGCATCGACACTGCCTACTTCTCCTACTCCCACAATGCCCTCTTTCTACTCAAGGGCACGCGCTTTTGGCGAGTGGTGGGCAGCCGCGAACGCTGGCGCCGGCCTTTTCTGCCGCGAAATGGCTTGATGCCACACAAGGAGGTGGATCAGCAGTGGTTTGACATCTGCGACGTTCATCTCACCGCGCTCAAGCTAAGTCGCTGA
- the uros gene encoding uroporphyrinogen-III synthase isoform X1, whose translation MRILVLKEPRDEESGPDPYVKELESHGHKATLIPVLSFKFVSLNTFSDKLFQPEKYGGLIFTSPRAVEAVKMCLEAEERRGEWNKSIKDKWNTKSIYVVGKATAASVQSLGLKPLGEDTGTADVLSRLIIEREDTNIPPLFFPCGTIKREVLPTALRENGVPLETLTVYQTAEHPDLEKNLKNYFTEQGTPASIAFFSPSGVKFCLEAVQGLSGEEFTEIKFAAIGPTTRDAMTAEGLCVSCTAEKPTAEHLAAAIAEVLH comes from the exons ATGCGGATATTAGTCCTTAAAGAGCCGAGGGATGAGGAGTCTGGACCTGATCCCTACGTGAAA GAGCTGGAATCGCATGGACACAAAGCAACACTCATTCCTGTGCTGTCATTTAAGTTTGTCTCGTTAAACACCTTTTCGGATAAG CTTTTTCAGCCAGAGAAATATGGTGGCCTGATCTTTACCAGTCCCAGAGCAGTGGAGGCTGTGAAGATGTGTTTAGAGGCTGAAGAAAGAAGAGGAG AATGGAACAAATCCATAAAAGATAAATGGAACACAAAATCCATCTATGTGGTGGGGAAGGCAACTGCGGCATCAG TTCAAAGTCTGGGTCTGAAGCCCCTGGGAGAGGACACAGGGACAGCCGATGTCTTATCACGTCTCATCATTGAAC GAGAGGACACCAATATCCCACCACTTTTTTTCCCCTGTGGCACAATTAAAAGAGAAGTCTTGCCCACGGCTTTAAGGGAAAATG GAGTTCCCTTAGAGACGCTGACTGTCTATCAAACAGCTGAGCATCCAGATcttgagaaaaatctgaaaaactaCTTCACAGAGCAG GGCACTCCAGCAAGCATAGCTTTCTTCAGTCCATCTGGGGTAAAGTTTTGCCTGGAAGCAGTTCAGGGGCTGTCAGGTGAAGAGTTCACTGAAATAAAG TTTGCAGCCATCGGGCCGACTACACGAGACGCTATGACAGCAGAAGGCCTGTGTGTGAGCTGCACAGCTGAGAAGCCAACGGCCGAGCATTTGGCAGCAGCGATAGCCGAGGTTCTACACTGA
- the LOC124874658 gene encoding protein BCCIP homolog, with amino-acid sequence MASSAKKRALGLGENPEESEHSSDENPEDDDESAEDDSDEEINEEVLVDFEAHAISPNDYNGIKKLLQQLFLKGHVDISGMTDIIIQQNHVGSVIKQAEVPEDSDDDDPDEVFGFITVLNLTERKGVQCVEEVKELIMDHCEKNAPHSVTEHLEKIFSDTSKPVGLLLSERFINVPPQIALPLHKQLQVEMAEAQRTNQPSGRCHYCMMISKTCKEATKSIPARGGAPKEEYMFLNAEEEFFHEQAIIKFHYSVQEDADSCLSGRWSFDDVPMKPFRTVMVIPMDRMPAVMEKLKEYLTV; translated from the exons ATGGCTTCGTCGGCTAAGAAGAGAGCTCTGGGTTTGGGTGAAAATCCAGAAGAAAGTGAGCACAGCTCGGATGAGAACCCAGAGGATGATGACGAATCTGCGGAGGACGACAGCGATGAGGAAATCAATgag GAGGTTTTGGTGGATTTCGAGGCTCACGCAATTTCACCTAATGATTACAATGGCATCAAGAAGCTGTTGCAGCAG CTCTTCCTGAAGGGTCATGTAGATATATCAGGGATGACGGACATCATTATCCAGCAGAATCACGTTGGAAGTGTCATCAAG CAAGCTGAAGTACCAGAAGACAGTGACGATGATGATCCAGATGAAGTGTTTGGCTTCATCACTGTGCTCAATCTTACAGAGAGAAAG GGTGTGCAGTGCGTGGAGGAGGTCAAGGAGCTGATTATGGACCATTGTGAGAAGAACGCTCCTCACAGCGTAACGGAACACCTTGAGAAGATATTCAGTGACACAAGCAAGCCTGTGGGTCTGCTGCTGAGCGAGCGCTTCATCAACGTACCTCCACAGATTGCCCTTCCTCTGCATAAACAGCTGCA GGTAGAAATGGCTGAAGCCCAGAGGACAAACCAACCCAGTGGGAGGTGTCACTATTGCATGATGATTAGCAAGACCTGCAAAGAGGCAACCAAGAGTATCCCAGCCAGAGGTGGAGCTCCAAAAGAGGAGTACATGTTCCTTAATGCAGAGGAGGAATTCTTTCATGAG CAAGCCATCATAAAGTTCCACTACTCTGTCCAAGAGGACGCAGACTCCTGTCTGAGTGGCAGGTGGTCATTTGACGACGTTCCCATGAAGCCTTTCAGGACAGTGATGGTGATACCTATGGACAGAATGCCTGCAGTGATGGAAAAACTCAAGGAATACCTGACTGTGTGA
- the uros gene encoding uroporphyrinogen-III synthase isoform X2, whose translation MRILVLKEPRDEESGPDPYVKELESHGHKATLIPVLSFKFVSLNTFSDKLFQPEKYGGLIFTSPRAVEAVKMCLEAEERRGEWNKSIKDKWNTKSIYVVGKATAASVQSLGLKPLGEDTGTADVLSRLIIEREDTNIPPLFFPCGTIKREVLPTALRENGVPLETLTVYQTAEHPDLEKNLKNYFTEQGTPASIAFFSPSGVKFCLEAVQGLSGEEFTEIKKRHWYCLSSDHLQPSGRLHETL comes from the exons ATGCGGATATTAGTCCTTAAAGAGCCGAGGGATGAGGAGTCTGGACCTGATCCCTACGTGAAA GAGCTGGAATCGCATGGACACAAAGCAACACTCATTCCTGTGCTGTCATTTAAGTTTGTCTCGTTAAACACCTTTTCGGATAAG CTTTTTCAGCCAGAGAAATATGGTGGCCTGATCTTTACCAGTCCCAGAGCAGTGGAGGCTGTGAAGATGTGTTTAGAGGCTGAAGAAAGAAGAGGAG AATGGAACAAATCCATAAAAGATAAATGGAACACAAAATCCATCTATGTGGTGGGGAAGGCAACTGCGGCATCAG TTCAAAGTCTGGGTCTGAAGCCCCTGGGAGAGGACACAGGGACAGCCGATGTCTTATCACGTCTCATCATTGAAC GAGAGGACACCAATATCCCACCACTTTTTTTCCCCTGTGGCACAATTAAAAGAGAAGTCTTGCCCACGGCTTTAAGGGAAAATG GAGTTCCCTTAGAGACGCTGACTGTCTATCAAACAGCTGAGCATCCAGATcttgagaaaaatctgaaaaactaCTTCACAGAGCAG GGCACTCCAGCAAGCATAGCTTTCTTCAGTCCATCTGGGGTAAAGTTTTGCCTGGAAGCAGTTCAGGGGCTGTCAGGTGAAGAGTTCACTGAAATAAAG AAACGTCACTGGTACTGCTTAAGTAGCGACCA TTTGCAGCCATCGGGCCGACTACACGAGACGCTATGA